A window of the Arachis duranensis cultivar V14167 chromosome 5, aradu.V14167.gnm2.J7QH, whole genome shotgun sequence genome harbors these coding sequences:
- the LOC127747624 gene encoding secreted RxLR effector protein 161-like: MDTPMSITCYLDKDEQGKSIDVKKYRGMIGSLLYLTASRPDIMFSVCMCARYQANPKESHLSAVKRIMKYLIGTLNVGLWYPKGSTCDLIGYSDSDFAGCKLDRKSTSGTCHLLGNSLVSWYSKKQVSVALSTVEAEYVAAGSCCAQILWMKQQLMDYGLMLDHIPIKCDNTSAINLTKNPVQHSRTKHIEIRHHFIRDHVEKGDVVIEFVETSKQLADIFTKPLCKESFFNIRNELGILDSNLI; this comes from the coding sequence ATGGACACACCAATGAGCATTACTTGCTACCTTGACAAAGATGAACAAGGTAAAAGTATAGATGTAAAGAAGTATAGAGGCATGATAGGATCATTACTTTATCTAACGGCAAGTAGGCCAGATATCATGTTTAGTGTATGCATGTGTGCGAGATACCAAGCTAATCCTAAGGAATCTCACTTAAGTGCGGTAAAAAGGATTATGAAGTATCTCATAGGAACATTGAATGTTGGATTGTGGTATCCGAAAGGATCCACCTGTGATTTGATTGGTTATTCCGATTCCGATTTTGCCGGTTGCAAATTGGATAGGAAAAGCACTAGCGGCACTTGTCACTTGCTAGGAAACTCTCTTGTTTCATGGTATAGTAAGAAACAAGTAAGTGTAGCCTTGTCTACCGTCGAAGCCGAGTATGTAGCCGCCGGTAGTTGTTGCGCCCAAATTTTATGGATGAAACAACAACTTATGGATTATGGACTCATGCTTGACCACATTCCTATCAAATGTGATAATACTAGTGCAATAAATTTAACCAAGAATCCGGTTCAACATTCAAGAACCAAGCATATTGAGATTAGACATCACTTCATAAGAGACCATGTTGAAAAGGGTGATGTGGTTATTGAATTTGTTGAAACTAGTAAACAACTAGCGGACATCTTCACTAAACCTTTATGTAAAGAAAGTTTTTTTAACATCCGAAATGAACTTGGTATCTTGGATTCTAATCTAATATGA
- the LOC127747625 gene encoding uncharacterized protein LOC127747625, with protein MGVHEATSLILSMIIPKEKIPKNNIDVYLQPLIKELKELWHDGVQILDRFKNEMFTLRAALMWTISDFSGLGNLSGWNMHYKYACPTCYFNTDSYRLKHDGKWYFLGHCHFLERGHKFRLSRTKFNGKHELRDSPATLTGSEILDQLEGINVSFGKELQTSKDVMHIEKNVFDNVLYTLLNETGRSKDNLKARKDLKEMDKVTAVLIELSSFFQRLCSKSLSLTELEKLQPRIILTLCHLEMLFPSSFFTIMVHLTCHLVDEVKLGGPVHYRWMYLGHLKSYVRNKAKSEGSIAEGYVAEEALTFCSRYLEGIVIRFNRPPRVDDRPDGNYSTHVDSLFPQMGNSKGAFTVFELSPMEKKQVHRYVVLNCPYVKPFIDYFKDFVRRQSKGRRPSNIDIEKRVNKNFDTWFPTQLMNPDIINTVHKDLRYLVRSSSRYAMRFSTFSINGLSFQTTNRDNELKTQNSGVFLMSSTLCVASTSDANVRNADLSYYGKLEDIIELNYNGRFRVTLFKCKSADTTRERNYRKDSWGFTSVNFSRVIHSGDREEDDPYIEASQARMVYFVNNEVNKDWSVIVHLNPRDSYYMGKMKMMKHARMSHG; from the exons ATGGGAGTGCATGAAGCAACATCACTTATCTTGTCAATGATTATTCCCAAAGAGAAAATTCCGAAGAACAACATAGATGTGTACTTACAACCTCTTATCAAAGAGTTAAAAGAGTTATGGCATGATGGTGTTCAAATATTAGATAGGTTCAAGAATGAAATGTTTACATTGCGAGCAGCATTAATGTGGACAATTAGTGATTTTTCAGGCCTTGGTAACTTATCTGGGTGGAACATGCACTATAAATATGCTTGTCCCACATGTTACTTCAATACTGattcatatagattaaagcATGATGGAAAATGGTATTTTTTGGGGCATTGCCATTTCTTAGAAAGGGGTCATAAGTTTAGGCTAAGTCGTACAAAATTTAATGGAAAACATGAGTTGAGGGATTCCCCAGCAACACTAACAGGGTCAGAAATATTGGATCAACTTGAAGGCATCAATGTTTCATTCGGGAAGGAACTACAGACAAGTAAAG ATGTTATGCATATTGAAAAGAATGTTTTCGACAATGTGTTATACACTTTGCTCAATGAGACTGGAAGGTCAAAGGATAATCTCAAAGCTCGTAAGGATCTTAAAGAAATGG ATAAAGTTACTGCAGTGCTAATAGAGTTGTCTTCATTCTTTCAACGGTTGTGCTCTAAAAGCTTAAGTCTTACTGAACTTGAGAAGCTCCAACCTCGAATAATCCTTACCCTTTGTCATTTAGAAATGTTgttcccttcttctttctttacaATCATGGTTCATTTAACATGTCATCTAGTTGATGAAGTAAAACTTGGAGGACCAGTACACTATAGGTGGAT GTATTTAGGACATTTGAAGTCCTATGTACGAAACAAAGCTAAATCAGAAGGTTCTATAGCTGAGGGATATGTGGCTGAAGAAGCTCTTACATTTTGCTCTCGATACTTAGAAGGGATTGTGATAAGATTTAATAGGCCACCACGTGTTGATGATCGTCCGGATGGTAATTACAGTACACATGTTGATTCGCTTTTTCCACAAATGGGTAACTCTAAGGGAGCTTTCACAGTATTTGAGTTATCACCTATGGAAAAAAAACAAGTACATCGCTATGTGGTTCTAAATTGTCCATATGTCAAACCTTTCATtga TTACTTTAAAGATTTTGTACGAAGACAATCTAAGGGTAGAAGGCCTTCAAATATAGATATAGAAAAAAgagttaacaaaaattttgatactTGGTTTCCTACGCAG CTTATGAACCCAGACATTATAAATACTGTGCATAAGGATTTGAGATACTTAGTTAGGAGTTCATCACGATATGCCATGAGGTTTTCTACATTTAGTATCAATGGGCTCTCCTTTCAAACTACTAATCGAGACAATGAGTTAAAGACCCAGAATAGTGGAGTTTTCTTAATGTCTTCAACTCTTTGTGTTGCTAGCACTAGTGATGCTAATGTTAGGAATGCTGATTTGTCATATTATGGCAAATTAGAAGATATTATAGAACTAAACTACAATGGCCGATTTCGGGTTACTTTATTCAAATGTAAATCGGCTGACACCACTAGAGAACGGAACTATAGAAAGGATAGTTGGGGTTTTACTTCTGTTAATTTTTCACGGGTAATACACAGTGGTGACCGAGAGGAGGATGATCCATATATTGAAGCCTCACAAGCTCGAATGGTGTATTTTGTCAATAATGAAGTGAATAAAGATTGGAGTGTTATCGTACATTTGAACCCAAGAGACTCATATTATATGGGGAAAATGAAGATGATGAAGCATGCAAGAATGAGCCATGGTTAG